A single genomic interval of Capricornis sumatraensis isolate serow.1 chromosome 11, serow.2, whole genome shotgun sequence harbors:
- the CA2 gene encoding carbonic anhydrase 2 isoform X3 → MVTLSTWSLMTRRTKQLHLVHWNTKYRDFGTAAQQPDGLAVVGVFLKVGDANPALQKVLDMLDSIKTKGKSADFPNFNPSSLLPKVLDYWTYPGSLTTPPLLESVTWVVLKEPVSVSSQQMLKFRSLNFNAEGEPELLMLANWRPAQPLKNRQVRVFPK, encoded by the exons CTACACCTGGTTCACTGGAACACCAAGTACAGGGACTTTGGAACAGCAGCGCAACAGCCTGATGGACTGGCTGTTGTGGGTGTTTTTCTGAAG GTTGGTGATGCTAACCCAGCCCTCCAGAAAGTCCTTGACATGCTGGATTCTATTAAAACAAAG GGTAAGAGTGCTGACTTCCCTAACTTCAATCCTAGCAGCCTCCTTCCTAAAGTCTTGGACTACTGGACCTACCCCGGCTCACTGACCACCCCTCCTCTCCTCGAAAGTGTGACCTGGGTCGTGCTCAAAGAACCCGTCTCCGTTAGCAGTCAGCAG aTGTTGAAATTCCGCAGCCTTAACTTCAACGCAGAGGGTGAGCCTGAACTCCTGATGTTGGCCAACTGGCGTCCGGCTCAGCCGCTGAAAAACAGACAAGTCAGAGTTTTCCCCAAATAA